A part of Myxococcus landrumus genomic DNA contains:
- a CDS encoding S8 family peptidase, with the protein MTKLTLAMGGLALLGACSSRTVCRDPTTTTALLARPTEKFLSAQKKVPGQYVVVLKEPEAGLQPLAVSEATQSLTAKYGGDTFAVYEHALRGFATRMSEEQARALSTDPAVAYVQEDGVMSIRESQPRPTWGIDRVDQRNLPLDRLYMYNATGLGVHVYILDTGVRFTHREFEGRASVGFDAIGDSMKGNDCHGHGTHVAGTVAGKTYGLAKNAQVHSVRVLGCNGSGSTSGVIAGIDWVTKNHQSPAVANMSLGGDPDQATDDAVRRSIASGVTYVLAAGNESTDACKHSPARTMEAITVAATDTKDKRTHFSNYGDCVDVFAPGNQITSAWHYNDKETREQSGTSMASPHVAGVAALWLELNPSATPEAVATALFANATPDKVRSPGECSPNRMAYSGFIGAVPLLPTVSTEPPEQPAPSAAQH; encoded by the coding sequence ATGACAAAGCTGACCCTGGCCATGGGTGGCTTGGCGCTGTTGGGCGCATGTTCGAGCCGGACTGTCTGCCGGGACCCGACCACGACCACCGCGCTGCTCGCACGCCCCACCGAGAAGTTCCTCTCGGCGCAGAAGAAGGTGCCAGGACAGTACGTGGTGGTCCTCAAGGAGCCCGAGGCCGGGCTGCAACCGCTGGCTGTCAGCGAGGCAACACAAAGCCTCACGGCGAAATACGGCGGAGACACCTTCGCCGTGTACGAGCATGCGCTGCGAGGCTTCGCCACGCGGATGAGCGAGGAGCAGGCCCGTGCGCTCTCCACGGACCCCGCCGTCGCGTACGTCCAGGAGGACGGCGTGATGTCCATCCGCGAGAGCCAGCCGCGGCCCACCTGGGGCATCGACCGGGTGGACCAGCGGAACCTGCCTTTGGACAGACTCTACATGTACAACGCCACGGGCCTGGGGGTGCACGTCTACATCCTCGACACGGGCGTCCGCTTCACCCATCGCGAGTTCGAGGGAAGGGCCTCCGTCGGCTTCGACGCCATTGGCGACAGCATGAAGGGCAATGATTGCCACGGCCATGGGACGCACGTGGCGGGGACGGTTGCGGGCAAGACGTATGGCCTGGCCAAGAACGCCCAGGTGCACTCCGTCCGGGTGCTGGGCTGCAACGGCTCTGGCTCCACCTCCGGCGTCATCGCGGGCATCGACTGGGTGACGAAGAACCACCAGTCCCCCGCCGTCGCCAACATGAGCCTGGGCGGAGACCCGGACCAGGCCACCGACGACGCGGTCCGCCGTTCCATCGCCTCGGGCGTCACGTACGTGCTCGCCGCGGGCAACGAGTCCACGGATGCCTGCAAGCACTCGCCGGCCCGGACGATGGAGGCCATCACCGTGGCCGCCACCGACACCAAGGACAAGCGCACCCACTTCTCCAACTACGGCGACTGCGTGGATGTCTTCGCGCCCGGCAACCAAATCACCTCCGCGTGGCACTACAACGACAAGGAGACGCGCGAGCAGAGCGGCACGTCCATGGCCTCGCCCCACGTGGCCGGCGTCGCGGCGCTCTGGCTGGAGCTGAACCCCTCCGCCACCCCGGAAGCCGTCGCCACCGCCTTGTTCGCGAACGCCACCCCAGACAAGGTGCGCAGCCCGGGCGAGTGCTCTCCCAACCGGATGGCCTACTCGGGCTTCATCGGCGCCGTGCCCTTGCTGCCCACCGTGAGCACGGAGCCCCCGGAGCAGCCGGCCCCTTCCGCGGCACAACATTGA
- a CDS encoding ThiF family adenylyltransferase, translating into MRIIFCGVGAIGSQAAVLCRNLEASLVFIDFDRVESKNLLAQAYVKPSVGKNKAEALKLQFLNLHGVKTESFGVRITRDNVEALCGGADLLVDCFDNQDSRVLLSEFARRAGKPLLHGAVSADGTFGLVRWDERFTPDAEETIGQATCEGGAHLPLLGLLAATLARSVQDFAKQGSRRDALVNLSSVVPTSGT; encoded by the coding sequence ATGCGCATCATCTTTTGTGGTGTGGGGGCCATCGGCTCGCAGGCGGCGGTGCTGTGCCGCAACCTGGAGGCCTCGCTCGTGTTCATCGACTTCGACCGCGTGGAGTCCAAGAACCTGCTCGCGCAGGCCTACGTGAAGCCCTCGGTGGGGAAGAACAAGGCCGAGGCGCTCAAGCTCCAGTTCCTCAACCTGCACGGCGTGAAGACGGAGTCGTTCGGCGTGCGCATCACCCGCGACAACGTCGAGGCCCTGTGTGGGGGCGCGGACCTCCTGGTCGACTGCTTCGACAACCAGGACAGTCGCGTGCTGTTGAGCGAGTTCGCTCGCCGGGCCGGCAAGCCGCTCCTCCATGGCGCGGTGAGCGCGGACGGCACCTTCGGCCTCGTGCGCTGGGATGAGCGCTTCACGCCCGACGCGGAGGAGACCATCGGGCAGGCCACCTGCGAGGGCGGCGCGCACCTTCCGTTGCTGGGCCTGCTGGCCGCCACGCTCGCCCGGAGCGTGCAGGACTTCGCCAAGCAGGGCAGCCGGAGGGATGCGCTGGTGAACCTGTCCTCCGTGGTGCCCACCTCGGGCACCTGA
- a CDS encoding GNAT family N-acetyltransferase has protein sequence MILRDVTDADLSIFFEHQCDAEAQRMAAFPAREREAFLSHWRTRVLRPENVTRTIVVGGQVVGYIGSWDQDGKRLVAYWMGREHWGKGLATRALSEFLAHEPARPLHAWVAVHNVGSVRVLAKCGFREVAHESELPEDGVAEVLMMLESKTAEPITTGR, from the coding sequence ATGATTCTCCGCGACGTCACGGATGCTGACCTCTCCATCTTCTTCGAGCACCAGTGCGACGCGGAAGCGCAGCGCATGGCCGCATTCCCAGCTCGGGAACGCGAGGCCTTCCTGTCCCACTGGCGCACGAGGGTGCTCCGCCCGGAGAACGTGACCCGGACCATCGTCGTTGGCGGGCAGGTCGTCGGGTACATCGGCAGTTGGGACCAGGACGGCAAGCGCCTCGTTGCCTATTGGATGGGGCGCGAGCACTGGGGCAAGGGCCTCGCGACGCGGGCGCTCTCGGAGTTCCTCGCGCATGAGCCGGCTCGTCCACTCCATGCGTGGGTGGCGGTCCACAACGTCGGCTCGGTCCGCGTCCTCGCGAAGTGTGGTTTCCGCGAGGTGGCCCATGAGAGCGAGCTGCCCGAGGATGGCGTCGCCGAGGTCCTCATGATGCTCGAGTCGAAGACCGCGGAGCCCATCACGACGGGGCGCTGA
- a CDS encoding FAD-dependent monooxygenase — MTQPHVLIVGAGIAGPSLAGWLTGQGWRVTIVERARSLRTGGQAVDFRGPVHRTVLERMGLWEAIHERRTRLGKQTLIDASGRALVELPALMMSGDVELHRGDLCQLLFERTRESVEYRFGDAPTALCETPAGVEVEFEHHAPQRFDLVVGADGLRSNVRSLLFGKDTDCLKHHGYRVVGCTLPNALGLKQRGVIYSEPGRGVSVTSAHDEEQVRALFVFTGAPLGPHERSPASACDAVSAAFAGAGWETRRLVDGLREAEDTYFDAIGSVHLSRYSQGRVVLLGDAAWGGTLGGQGTPLAMVGAYVLAGELLASPESHADAFSRFEARMRPYATPAQDGAKRVGGFFAPRSRPGLFLRNQLYRMLTSKPLERVFEKLVTHAANAFELPDHGGGFATPRA; from the coding sequence ATGACACAACCTCACGTCCTCATCGTTGGAGCAGGAATCGCAGGCCCGTCACTCGCGGGATGGCTCACGGGCCAGGGCTGGCGAGTCACCATCGTCGAACGCGCCCGCTCGCTGCGCACCGGGGGGCAGGCCGTGGACTTCCGAGGCCCTGTGCACCGGACCGTGCTCGAGCGCATGGGTTTGTGGGAGGCGATTCACGAACGGCGGACGCGATTGGGGAAGCAGACCCTCATCGATGCCTCGGGCAGGGCATTGGTGGAGCTGCCCGCGCTGATGATGAGCGGCGACGTCGAGCTTCATCGCGGAGACCTCTGCCAACTGCTCTTCGAGCGCACACGAGAGTCGGTGGAGTACCGCTTCGGAGACGCACCCACCGCGCTGTGCGAGACGCCCGCTGGCGTGGAGGTGGAGTTCGAGCACCACGCTCCGCAGCGCTTCGACCTGGTCGTGGGCGCGGATGGACTTCGCTCGAATGTGCGCTCGCTGCTCTTCGGCAAGGACACGGATTGCCTGAAGCACCATGGCTATCGCGTCGTGGGCTGCACCCTGCCGAACGCGCTGGGGCTGAAGCAGCGCGGAGTCATCTACAGCGAGCCGGGGCGTGGGGTGAGCGTTACCAGCGCCCACGATGAGGAGCAGGTCCGCGCGCTGTTTGTCTTCACGGGGGCGCCCCTCGGTCCCCATGAGCGTTCCCCGGCCTCGGCGTGCGATGCGGTCTCCGCGGCCTTCGCGGGCGCGGGATGGGAGACGCGGCGGCTCGTGGACGGGCTTCGCGAGGCGGAGGACACCTACTTCGACGCCATCGGCTCCGTCCATCTCTCACGGTACTCGCAGGGCCGCGTGGTGCTGCTCGGAGACGCGGCATGGGGAGGCACGCTTGGGGGGCAGGGGACACCCCTCGCGATGGTGGGGGCGTATGTGCTCGCGGGAGAGCTGCTCGCGAGTCCGGAGTCGCACGCCGACGCCTTCTCGCGCTTCGAGGCGCGGATGCGGCCCTATGCGACACCGGCGCAGGACGGCGCGAAGCGCGTGGGCGGCTTCTTCGCCCCCCGCTCACGCCCTGGATTGTTCCTGCGGAATCAGCTCTATCGGATGCTGACTTCGAAGCCGCTCGAGCGCGTGTTCGAGAAGCTCGTCACCCATGCGGCCAATGCGTTCGAGCTCCCCGACCACGGTGGTGGTTTCGCCACACCTCGGGCCTGA
- a CDS encoding TetR/AcrR family transcriptional regulator C-terminal domain-containing protein, producing MGTAPYQRIVEDVKRQLRSGALQPGDRLPSTRELASQWKVALATAAHALRVLAQEGVVKALPRVGTVVAGGASRPGATRATADSTRERIVRAAIAMADDEGLPALSIRGVASKLGMPVMSLYRYVASKEVLLVMMAETAFGDEELPRKPPPGWRAQLELAARLEWKVFKRHPWLARVVNLTRPQPQPGALAFADWVMRALQETRLPAREMMHIHILLHTFVQGIAVNLESEADAIAQTGMNDEEFMRQTESLFIQVATSGRFPHFAKVLTDLRTGFDLDFDELFEQGLRVWLDGLEARLPRRPPAR from the coding sequence ATGGGAACAGCCCCCTACCAACGCATCGTCGAAGACGTGAAGAGGCAGCTCCGCTCCGGCGCGCTTCAGCCCGGCGACCGGCTGCCGTCCACCCGGGAGCTCGCCAGTCAGTGGAAGGTCGCGCTCGCGACGGCAGCGCATGCGCTGAGGGTGCTCGCACAGGAGGGGGTGGTGAAGGCCCTGCCACGAGTGGGCACCGTGGTCGCGGGTGGCGCATCGCGGCCCGGTGCGACGCGCGCCACGGCGGACTCCACACGCGAGCGCATCGTGCGCGCGGCCATCGCCATGGCGGATGACGAAGGCCTGCCCGCCCTCTCGATTCGCGGCGTCGCGTCGAAGCTGGGCATGCCGGTGATGTCTCTGTACCGGTACGTCGCCAGCAAGGAGGTGCTGCTGGTGATGATGGCGGAGACGGCGTTCGGGGATGAGGAGCTGCCTCGGAAGCCGCCCCCGGGCTGGCGCGCGCAGTTGGAGCTGGCGGCCCGGCTGGAGTGGAAGGTCTTCAAGCGCCACCCCTGGCTTGCGCGCGTGGTGAACCTCACCCGGCCTCAACCCCAACCCGGGGCGCTCGCCTTCGCGGACTGGGTGATGCGCGCGCTCCAGGAGACGCGGCTCCCAGCGCGGGAGATGATGCACATCCACATCCTGCTCCACACGTTCGTTCAAGGCATCGCGGTCAACCTCGAGTCCGAGGCCGATGCCATCGCGCAGACGGGCATGAACGACGAGGAGTTCATGCGGCAAACCGAGTCCCTCTTCATCCAGGTCGCGACGTCGGGGCGCTTCCCGCACTTCGCGAAGGTGCTCACCGACCTGCGAACGGGCTTCGACCTGGACTTCGACGAGCTGTTCGAACAGGGGCTGCGCGTGTGGCTCGATGGCCTCGAAGCTCGACTCCCGAGGCGGCCTCCCGCGCGCTGA
- a CDS encoding glutathione S-transferase family protein, which translates to MGVNTPGMLTLYGFGRVNSKVVGVTRDLRVLWALEELGVPYEVHGVDHPAGELRSETFLRMNPFAQVPVLDDEGFVLTESAAILLYLAEKTGRLIPTDFQGRAQVTRWCFAALSTVELPLSQILMIDLIGASDPTGAQRRPGLVKYAERVLGALEVWLEEREYLVGGEFTVADILMATVLREVRNAGVLEGFPKVSAYRDRCEARPAWLRTLDAYVKRLGAPEGSAR; encoded by the coding sequence GTGGGCGTCAATACTCCTGGAATGCTCACGCTCTACGGCTTTGGTCGCGTCAACTCGAAGGTGGTGGGAGTCACTCGTGATTTGCGCGTCCTGTGGGCGCTCGAAGAACTCGGTGTGCCCTATGAGGTGCACGGCGTGGATCATCCCGCGGGGGAACTCCGGAGCGAGACGTTCCTGCGGATGAATCCCTTCGCCCAGGTGCCGGTGCTCGACGACGAGGGCTTCGTGCTCACCGAGTCGGCGGCCATCCTCCTGTACCTGGCGGAGAAGACGGGCCGGTTGATTCCCACGGACTTTCAAGGCCGCGCCCAGGTGACGCGCTGGTGTTTCGCCGCGCTCAGCACCGTCGAGCTCCCGCTGAGCCAGATTCTGATGATTGACCTGATCGGCGCCTCGGACCCGACCGGCGCGCAGCGGCGTCCCGGCCTGGTCAAGTATGCCGAGCGCGTGCTGGGCGCGCTGGAGGTCTGGCTGGAGGAGCGTGAGTATCTCGTCGGCGGGGAGTTCACCGTGGCGGACATCCTGATGGCCACGGTGCTGCGCGAGGTGCGCAACGCGGGGGTGTTGGAGGGATTCCCGAAGGTCTCCGCCTATCGCGACCGCTGCGAGGCACGGCCCGCCTGGCTGCGGACGCTGGATGCCTATGTGAAGCGTCTCGGGGCTCCAGAGGGAAGCGCGCGTTAG
- a CDS encoding TetR/AcrR family transcriptional regulator, with product MPAPLMSREELVARLLELFRERGYDGASLSDVSAATSLGKSSLYHHFPGGKQDMGAAVLEQAGAWLERDIIGALSAERPPLRRLDAMFAAVRSFYGGGTRPCILGALVTGSARKLFQPELTQTFRRWMQALAAMLTEAGVGAATARELAEDLVVSVQGALIVSRGTDDPDVFGDTLRRQHARLKSALDAASR from the coding sequence ATGCCAGCTCCACTCATGTCCCGTGAGGAACTCGTCGCGCGGCTGCTCGAACTCTTCCGTGAGCGTGGCTATGACGGCGCGAGCCTGTCGGATGTGTCGGCCGCCACGAGCCTCGGCAAGTCGAGCCTGTACCACCACTTCCCCGGCGGGAAGCAGGACATGGGGGCGGCGGTGCTCGAGCAGGCGGGGGCGTGGCTCGAGCGAGACATCATCGGTGCGCTGAGCGCGGAGCGTCCTCCCCTTCGTCGCCTCGACGCGATGTTCGCCGCCGTGCGCTCCTTCTATGGCGGCGGCACCCGGCCCTGCATCCTCGGGGCGCTCGTGACGGGGAGCGCGCGCAAGCTGTTCCAGCCCGAGCTGACCCAGACCTTCCGGCGATGGATGCAGGCGCTTGCGGCCATGCTGACGGAGGCAGGCGTCGGCGCGGCCACCGCGCGCGAGCTCGCCGAGGACCTCGTGGTCTCCGTGCAAGGCGCACTCATCGTTTCGCGTGGCACCGATGACCCGGACGTCTTCGGGGACACGCTGCGACGTCAACATGCGCGTCTGAAGTCCGCCCTGGACGCCGCGTCGCGCTGA
- a CDS encoding alpha/beta fold hydrolase, whose amino-acid sequence MSPSQNSLPTRRTFGLLTAAVLTLASLSSMRAEAAGNASDKRRAEVQVRYRTVAIDGVDVFYREAGPKDAPVLLLLHGFPTSSHMFRNLIPALADRYRVVAPDYPGFGQSAAPPRGTFDYTFDRYATLVEKLTEHLGLQRYALYVMDYGAPVGFRVATRHPERVTALIVQNGNAYDEGLAGFWDPIKTYWREPTPANREALRWLTSSKATQWQYTNGVPDTSLVSPDAWTHDQALLDRPGNADIQLDLFYDYRTNPPLYPQWQEYFRSHRPPTLVMWGKNDEIFVAAGAAPYLRDNPKAELHMLDTGHFALETHGPQMAELIRDFLARLPTKKRAER is encoded by the coding sequence ATGTCGCCGTCGCAGAACTCTCTTCCTACGCGTCGTACCTTCGGCCTGCTGACCGCGGCCGTGCTCACACTGGCTTCTCTCTCCTCCATGAGGGCCGAGGCCGCCGGAAACGCCTCCGACAAGCGGCGCGCGGAGGTCCAGGTGCGCTACCGCACCGTGGCCATCGATGGAGTGGACGTCTTCTACCGGGAGGCGGGCCCGAAGGACGCGCCCGTGCTGCTGCTGCTCCACGGCTTCCCCACGTCCAGCCACATGTTCCGCAACCTCATCCCCGCGCTGGCCGACCGCTACCGCGTCGTGGCACCGGACTACCCGGGCTTCGGCCAGAGCGCGGCCCCGCCGCGGGGAACCTTCGACTACACGTTCGACCGCTACGCCACGCTCGTGGAGAAGCTGACCGAGCACCTCGGCCTGCAGCGGTACGCGCTCTACGTCATGGACTACGGCGCGCCTGTCGGCTTCCGCGTCGCGACCCGACACCCCGAGCGGGTCACCGCGCTCATCGTCCAGAACGGCAATGCCTACGACGAAGGGCTCGCCGGGTTCTGGGACCCCATCAAGACCTACTGGCGCGAGCCCACCCCCGCGAACCGCGAGGCGCTGCGCTGGCTCACGTCCTCGAAGGCCACCCAGTGGCAGTACACGAACGGGGTGCCCGACACGTCGCTGGTGAGCCCTGACGCGTGGACGCACGACCAGGCCCTGCTGGACCGGCCGGGCAACGCCGACATCCAGTTGGACCTCTTCTACGACTACCGCACCAACCCGCCCCTGTACCCGCAGTGGCAGGAGTACTTCCGGAGCCACCGCCCGCCGACGCTCGTGATGTGGGGCAAGAACGACGAAATCTTCGTCGCGGCTGGTGCGGCCCCCTACCTGCGTGACAACCCGAAGGCGGAGCTCCACATGCTGGACACGGGCCACTTCGCGCTCGAGACGCATGGGCCGCAGATGGCCGAGCTCATCCGCGACTTCCTCGCCCGTCTGCCGACGAAGAAGCGTGCGGAGCGCTAG